A single genomic interval of halophilic archaeon DL31 harbors:
- a CDS encoding protein of unknown function DUF650 (PFAM: Protein of unknown function DUF650, archaea N-terminal; Protein of unknown function DUF651, archaea C-terminal~KEGG: hla:Hlac_0310 protein of unknown function DUF650): protein MRLDEYLEYEVDEAAERRRLAEEKNYEILDHLEQFESRFDAQVSGDSLVGSVSPSIFVGRTNYPSVSTGILSPVGHEEQAEQFETSAQWYEEGVQISDVFERRTSLLNSNRTGVDVDVHDAWDGFTGVQREIAIADRPVSVEVGLDGKPDIGYDVSRDDVATPVGPRATAETADLTENPHVPRVVEKTLEDDDWQAQGAMNYLYRRGFDVYDINTILSAGALGQAKNRKLVPTRWSITAVDDTVGKYLRGTLRGTQSIDNVQVWHNEYLGNSFWVILAPGKWEYELVEMKAPGSIWNPDPTAGTYLGSAHEGFDGRTGYVEETAGAYYAARLGVLEQFSEIGRQGKALVLRHVSDDYWGPVGVWQVREAVRHAFEGEHGTAESFGAAVKNVSQHLPVSAGQLRRKSTMHSGLQSSLLEF, encoded by the coding sequence ATGCGGCTGGACGAGTATCTGGAGTACGAGGTGGACGAGGCGGCCGAGCGACGGCGCCTCGCTGAAGAGAAGAACTACGAGATACTCGACCACCTCGAACAGTTCGAGAGTCGGTTCGACGCGCAGGTCAGCGGCGACTCACTCGTCGGTAGCGTCTCCCCCTCTATCTTCGTCGGGCGGACGAACTACCCCAGCGTCTCGACGGGAATTCTCTCACCCGTGGGCCACGAGGAGCAGGCCGAACAGTTCGAAACGAGCGCCCAGTGGTACGAGGAGGGCGTCCAAATTTCGGACGTGTTCGAGCGGCGGACCAGTTTGCTCAACTCGAATCGGACTGGTGTCGATGTCGACGTGCACGACGCCTGGGACGGCTTCACCGGCGTCCAGCGCGAAATCGCCATCGCCGACCGGCCCGTGAGCGTCGAGGTCGGTCTCGACGGCAAACCCGACATCGGCTACGACGTCTCCCGCGACGACGTGGCGACACCGGTTGGCCCCCGAGCGACGGCCGAAACCGCGGACCTGACCGAGAACCCCCACGTCCCGCGTGTCGTCGAGAAGACGCTCGAAGACGACGACTGGCAGGCCCAGGGCGCGATGAACTATCTCTACCGCCGCGGGTTCGACGTCTACGACATCAACACCATTCTCTCGGCGGGCGCGCTGGGGCAGGCGAAAAACCGGAAACTGGTCCCGACTCGCTGGTCCATCACGGCCGTCGACGACACGGTCGGCAAGTATCTGCGTGGGACGCTTCGCGGCACCCAGAGCATCGACAACGTCCAGGTCTGGCACAACGAGTATCTCGGCAACTCCTTCTGGGTGATTCTGGCCCCGGGGAAGTGGGAGTACGAACTGGTCGAGATGAAAGCCCCTGGCAGTATCTGGAACCCGGACCCGACCGCCGGTACCTACCTCGGGAGTGCCCACGAGGGGTTCGACGGCCGGACGGGCTACGTCGAAGAGACCGCGGGCGCCTACTACGCTGCGCGACTGGGTGTTCTCGAACAGTTCTCGGAAATCGGCCGCCAGGGCAAGGCGTTGGTACTCCGGCACGTCTCCGACGATTACTGGGGACCCGTCGGTGTCTGGCAGGTCCGTGAGGCGGTTCGGCACGCCTTCGAGGGGGAGCACGGCACCGCCGAGAGCTTCGGTGCCGCCGTGAAAAACGTCTCACAGCACCTGCCGGTCTCGGCCGGGCAACTCCGTCGGAAGTCGACGATGCACTCGGGACTCCAGTCGAGTCTGCTGGAGTTCTAA
- a CDS encoding hypothetical protein (KEGG: hvo:HVO_0738 hypothetical protein), giving the protein MSDDESEAEEEPAVELGTGAAVEGAPLSRVASRLTWPQERSRIVEKEGDATIRTPEGPQTLSEVLEETGVSYFDSRREFTRAVEAVVGRGPVQTD; this is encoded by the coding sequence ATGAGCGACGACGAGAGCGAGGCCGAGGAGGAGCCGGCAGTCGAGCTCGGAACGGGCGCCGCCGTCGAGGGTGCGCCGCTTTCCCGCGTGGCCTCCCGGCTCACGTGGCCCCAGGAACGGAGCCGCATCGTCGAGAAGGAGGGCGACGCGACCATCAGAACGCCGGAGGGACCCCAAACCCTCTCTGAAGTTCTCGAGGAGACGGGCGTGAGCTACTTCGACTCCCGCCGCGAGTTCACCAGGGCTGTCGAAGCAGTCGTCGGCCGCGGCCCGGTCCAGACCGATTGA
- a CDS encoding ribonuclease bn-like family (KEGG: hbo:Hbor_24750 ribonuclease bn-like family), with product MTSLSEVYTPDAEFHTSLRRLYAGLGLFGFGVLLVVVSIVVATTGLIDSLTEARQLAGILAGIGVPAVFLGIFSILPSSRTTQVAAGIGAALSLLGVALFAYAYPCQWSGTNCLGPTQSLLTLPVALIYFIGAGATLWCLFTGIANFKARNNPGGTARVEVSAQGETRVIEVPKSELSKFSGSMGVLGDPAEDVEAPDRPGARSADTDDGSSVFQNDERGAVSDGGSSSSTLTDVSDDVLVQGAGNSESSSPPQPNTPSGPSSPSGPPTHRGPADPSPSSGNGSPDEPNEPEGVQSGKVDSVQPSAKSRPQPGNSARRDDDWEPSGKAPQNRANSGPDRDSYCGSCVHFDYIQSERGMQPYCGAHDEVMDDMEACDDYTPRTK from the coding sequence ATGACCAGTCTCTCGGAGGTGTATACACCTGACGCGGAGTTTCATACGAGCCTCCGCCGACTGTACGCGGGGCTGGGCCTGTTCGGCTTCGGCGTGCTCCTGGTCGTGGTGAGCATCGTCGTCGCCACGACCGGCCTCATCGACTCGCTAACGGAGGCCCGTCAGTTAGCGGGCATCCTCGCCGGAATCGGCGTTCCAGCCGTGTTCCTCGGCATCTTCTCCATCCTACCCTCCAGCCGGACCACGCAGGTGGCCGCCGGCATCGGCGCCGCCCTCTCACTTCTGGGTGTGGCGTTGTTCGCGTACGCGTACCCCTGCCAGTGGTCGGGGACGAACTGTCTCGGACCGACCCAGTCGCTGCTGACGCTCCCAGTCGCCCTGATTTACTTCATCGGAGCCGGGGCGACGCTCTGGTGTCTGTTCACCGGGATCGCGAACTTCAAAGCACGCAACAACCCCGGCGGCACCGCTCGGGTCGAGGTGAGCGCCCAGGGCGAAACACGCGTCATCGAAGTGCCCAAATCTGAACTCTCGAAATTCTCGGGCAGCATGGGCGTGTTGGGCGACCCGGCGGAGGACGTCGAAGCCCCGGACCGGCCAGGTGCACGGAGCGCCGATACCGACGACGGGAGCAGCGTCTTCCAGAACGACGAACGCGGCGCCGTCAGCGACGGCGGGTCCTCCAGCAGCACACTCACCGATGTCAGCGACGATGTGCTGGTGCAGGGTGCCGGAAATTCCGAATCCAGTTCACCTCCCCAACCCAACACGCCAAGCGGCCCAAGCTCGCCAAGTGGGCCACCCACGCACCGCGGCCCAGCGGACCCGAGTCCGAGCAGCGGAAACGGCAGTCCCGACGAACCCAACGAGCCAGAGGGCGTGCAGTCAGGGAAGGTCGACAGCGTGCAGCCGTCGGCCAAATCACGACCACAACCGGGCAACAGCGCCCGGCGTGACGACGACTGGGAGCCGAGCGGGAAGGCCCCCCAGAACCGAGCCAACAGCGGCCCCGACCGGGACAGCTACTGTGGCTCCTGTGTCCACTTCGACTACATCCAGTCCGAACGTGGGATGCAGCCCTACTGCGGCGCCCACGACGAGGTCATGGACGACATGGAGGCCTGCGACGACTACACCCCGCGGACCAAGTGA
- a CDS encoding PHP domain protein (KEGG: hvo:HVO_0741 DNA polymerase X~PFAM: PHP, C-terminal; Helix-hairpin-helix motif~SMART: Polymerase/histidinol phosphatase, N-terminal; DNA-directed DNA polymerase, family X; Helix-hairpin-helix DNA-binding motif, class 1): MPTNDELATLLEEMADLLDAQDVAYKPSAYRRAAENVREHADPVEELAQDGGEDAVGEINRVGDAIASKLVEYVETGEITELEELREELPVDMASLTSVEGVGPKTVGSLYEALGITDLEELEAAAEAGEIQAVTGFGPKTEQNILDGIEFAKQARTRTLLGEARPLGESLREYLTESEAVETAELAGSNRRWCETIGDVDVLAASDDGEAVVDAFLDWEDGTDTIEAGSTKASVRTGSGIRVDLRVVDPAEFGAALQYFTGSRDHNIRLRNRAIDRDLKMNEYGLFDISAVDDPDSGQRVGERVAGETEAGMYEKLDLPLIPPELREDAGEVAAAADGDLPDLLEEEEIQGDLHTHSEWSDGDAPIEEMALGAVEAGHDYLALTDHAAGPGVFGNTGLSPDELREQQEAVEAVRETLADDGQDLTLLHGVETNITADGELSTPDDLLEELDVVVASPHAALGQDRETATDRLVAAIKHPETDILGHPTGRLLNQRPGLSPDFERLAEAAAESGTALELNANPNRLDLSSDAVRIAVEAAATVAINTDAHRPGAFSERRFGVHTARRGWAETGDVLTAQPIEAVRSFLDG; encoded by the coding sequence ATGCCAACCAACGACGAACTCGCGACGCTCTTAGAGGAGATGGCCGACCTGCTCGATGCCCAGGACGTGGCCTACAAACCGAGCGCCTACCGACGAGCGGCCGAGAACGTCCGGGAGCACGCCGACCCGGTCGAAGAACTCGCCCAGGACGGCGGCGAAGACGCCGTGGGCGAAATCAATCGCGTCGGCGACGCCATCGCGAGCAAACTGGTCGAGTACGTCGAGACCGGCGAAATCACGGAACTTGAGGAGCTTCGCGAGGAGCTCCCGGTCGATATGGCCAGCCTCACGAGCGTCGAGGGTGTCGGCCCCAAGACGGTCGGCTCGCTCTACGAAGCCCTCGGCATCACTGACCTCGAAGAGCTGGAGGCAGCAGCCGAGGCCGGCGAAATTCAGGCGGTGACGGGGTTCGGCCCGAAAACCGAGCAGAACATCTTGGATGGCATCGAGTTCGCCAAGCAGGCCCGCACGCGCACGCTGCTGGGCGAGGCTCGCCCGCTGGGCGAATCACTCCGCGAGTATCTCACCGAGAGCGAGGCCGTCGAGACGGCCGAACTCGCAGGGTCGAACCGCCGCTGGTGCGAGACCATCGGCGACGTGGACGTGCTGGCCGCAAGCGACGACGGCGAGGCGGTTGTCGACGCGTTCCTCGACTGGGAGGACGGCACAGACACCATCGAAGCCGGGAGTACCAAAGCCAGCGTCAGAACAGGGTCGGGAATTCGGGTTGACCTCCGAGTCGTCGACCCCGCCGAGTTCGGCGCGGCGCTGCAGTACTTCACGGGGAGTCGCGACCACAACATCCGACTCCGAAATCGCGCAATCGACCGCGACCTGAAGATGAACGAGTACGGACTGTTCGACATCTCGGCGGTCGATGACCCCGACTCGGGCCAACGTGTCGGCGAGCGCGTCGCAGGCGAGACTGAGGCGGGTATGTACGAGAAGCTCGACCTGCCCCTCATCCCGCCGGAACTTCGTGAGGACGCCGGCGAAGTCGCGGCCGCTGCAGACGGCGACCTCCCCGACCTGCTCGAGGAGGAGGAGATTCAGGGTGACCTCCACACCCATTCGGAGTGGTCCGACGGCGACGCACCTATCGAGGAGATGGCCCTCGGCGCGGTCGAGGCTGGCCACGACTATCTCGCGCTCACTGATCACGCAGCGGGTCCAGGCGTGTTTGGGAACACAGGCCTCTCTCCAGATGAACTTCGGGAGCAACAGGAGGCAGTTGAGGCGGTTCGAGAGACACTCGCCGACGACGGCCAGGACCTCACACTTCTCCACGGCGTCGAGACCAACATCACCGCCGACGGGGAGCTCTCCACGCCAGATGACCTGCTCGAAGAACTCGATGTCGTTGTCGCGTCGCCCCACGCCGCACTCGGACAGGACCGCGAGACGGCGACTGACCGGCTCGTCGCCGCCATCAAGCATCCGGAGACGGATATTCTCGGCCACCCGACCGGCCGCCTGCTCAATCAACGCCCCGGGCTCTCTCCGGATTTCGAACGGCTGGCCGAGGCGGCCGCAGAGTCGGGAACCGCACTCGAACTCAACGCCAACCCCAACCGGCTGGACCTCTCTTCGGACGCGGTCCGCATCGCCGTCGAGGCGGCTGCAACCGTCGCTATCAACACCGACGCGCATCGCCCGGGTGCCTTCTCCGAACGACGATTTGGCGTCCATACTGCCCGCCGGGGATGGGCCGAGACTGGGGACGTGCTCACGGCTCAACCCATCGAGGCCGTCCGTTCATTCCTGGACGGGTGA
- a CDS encoding hypothetical protein (KEGG: hmu:Hmuk_2985 hypothetical protein) — protein MKEYQRKQLLERVEREAATVGADIPDEIDVQGETLDLQTFVFEIKRRDTIPDGERERVDEAKKNLRRERLQRYQRIENEADLSYEAGEHLARSIIGIDRALNALEQLRPVDLEGEAQRKETVDQKRWMNFLKQALGHDDAGGRGSR, from the coding sequence GTGAAGGAGTACCAGCGGAAACAGCTCCTCGAGCGGGTCGAGCGCGAGGCCGCCACCGTCGGCGCCGACATCCCCGACGAAATCGACGTGCAGGGCGAGACCCTCGACCTGCAGACGTTCGTCTTCGAAATCAAGCGTCGCGACACCATTCCCGACGGGGAACGCGAGCGCGTCGACGAGGCAAAGAAAAACCTCCGGCGCGAGCGACTCCAGCGCTACCAGCGCATCGAGAACGAGGCCGACCTGAGTTACGAGGCGGGTGAGCACCTCGCCCGCTCGATCATCGGCATCGACCGAGCCCTGAACGCGCTCGAACAACTTCGCCCCGTGGACCTCGAAGGCGAAGCCCAGCGAAAGGAGACCGTCGACCAGAAACGCTGGATGAACTTCCTGAAACAGGCGCTGGGCCACGACGACGCCGGCGGCCGGGGCTCGCGCTGA
- a CDS encoding Carboxypeptidase Taq (KEGG: nmg:Nmag_1537 carboxypeptidase Taq~PFAM: Peptidase M32, carboxypeptidase Taq metallopeptidase), with protein sequence MPIEEPPEDAPDAYRDLIGQYRQISYLNDGSGVLGWDQQVMMPTGGTPARAKQLSALSAVTHDLLTADEFEAALQAAEDAVDDLDQGQRAAVREIRRSYDRTANVPGELVQDLSETTTQSQQIWQDAKAADDFEQFAPRLETLKELSNRRATHISPDQPTYEVLYEDSEPYLPLERTEEIFDRLKDELVPLIDEITEHGDELASPFAGGDYPEENQEALSEAALDRIGYDRDHGRLDASAHPFTSGNQFDARVTTRYKPNDPIDALTATIHEYGHASYMLGLPREKYGTPLGASLSSGVHESQSRFWENHVGRTEPFWEFFLPTVKEHLDGLDDVTVQEAYEAVNRIYPNNLIRVEADELTYHLHIILRCEIDRAYVEGDLDVEDIPDRWNQTMEEYLGVTPDTDAEGCLQDIHWTSRFAGFQGYTIGSVLAAQLDAAMRTDVSDVDGKIRNGNFQPMRDWMNENVHAHGQTYPTDELAEEATGEPLTADYFLDYVNEKFTDLYGL encoded by the coding sequence GTGCCAATCGAGGAACCTCCGGAGGACGCGCCCGACGCCTACCGCGACCTCATCGGCCAGTATCGACAGATAAGCTATCTCAACGACGGCAGCGGCGTGCTGGGCTGGGACCAGCAGGTGATGATGCCCACGGGCGGGACCCCCGCTCGGGCCAAGCAGCTCTCGGCGCTCTCGGCGGTCACCCACGATCTGCTAACCGCCGACGAGTTCGAGGCGGCGCTCCAAGCCGCCGAGGACGCCGTCGACGACCTCGACCAGGGCCAGCGGGCCGCCGTCCGGGAGATTCGCCGGAGCTACGACCGCACCGCCAACGTCCCCGGGGAGCTGGTGCAGGATCTCTCCGAGACGACGACCCAGAGCCAGCAGATCTGGCAGGACGCCAAAGCGGCCGACGACTTCGAGCAGTTCGCCCCGCGACTGGAGACGCTGAAGGAGCTCTCGAACCGCCGAGCCACCCACATCAGTCCCGACCAGCCGACCTACGAGGTGCTCTACGAGGACAGCGAGCCCTACCTCCCGCTCGAGCGAACGGAGGAAATCTTCGACCGGCTGAAGGACGAACTCGTGCCGCTCATCGACGAGATTACTGAGCACGGCGACGAACTCGCGTCGCCCTTCGCCGGCGGCGATTACCCCGAGGAGAACCAGGAAGCGCTCTCGGAGGCCGCACTGGACCGCATCGGCTACGACCGTGACCACGGCCGCCTCGACGCCTCGGCGCATCCGTTCACTTCGGGCAATCAGTTCGACGCCCGGGTGACGACGCGGTACAAGCCGAACGACCCCATCGACGCCCTGACGGCGACGATTCACGAGTACGGACACGCCAGCTACATGCTGGGCCTGCCGCGCGAGAAGTACGGCACGCCGCTCGGTGCCTCGCTCTCCTCGGGCGTCCACGAGTCCCAGAGCCGCTTCTGGGAGAACCACGTCGGCCGGACGGAGCCGTTCTGGGAGTTCTTCCTCCCCACCGTCAAGGAGCACCTCGACGGGCTGGACGACGTCACCGTCCAGGAGGCCTACGAGGCGGTCAATCGCATCTACCCGAACAACCTCATTCGTGTCGAGGCGGACGAACTCACCTATCACCTGCACATCATCCTTCGATGTGAAATCGACCGGGCCTACGTGGAGGGTGACCTCGACGTTGAGGACATCCCCGACCGCTGGAACCAGACGATGGAGGAGTACCTCGGCGTCACGCCCGATACCGACGCGGAGGGCTGCCTGCAGGACATCCACTGGACCTCCCGGTTCGCGGGTTTCCAGGGCTACACCATCGGTTCGGTGCTCGCCGCCCAGCTCGACGCCGCGATGCGGACGGACGTGAGCGACGTGGACGGCAAGATTCGGAACGGGAACTTCCAGCCGATGCGGGACTGGATGAACGAGAACGTCCACGCCCACGGCCAGACGTACCCGACCGACGAACTCGCCGAGGAGGCGACGGGCGAGCCGCTGACAGCGGACTACTTCCTCGACTACGTGAACGAGAAATTCACGGACCTCTACGGGCTCTAA